Part of the Pseudodesulfovibrio hydrargyri genome is shown below.
CCACCACGGCCCAGAAGTGCCTGCGCGTGGGCGGCAAGCACAACGACCTGGAAAACGTGGGCCGCACCGCCCGCCACCACACCTTTTTCGAGATGCTCGGCAACTTCTCCTTCGGCGACTATTTCAAGGAAGACGCCATCAAGTTCTGCTGGGAGTTTCTGACCGAGGAGCTCAAGCTGGACAAGGACCGCCTGTACATCACCATCTACAAGGACGACGACGAGGCGGGCGAGCTGTGGCGGAAGGTGGCCGGGGTACCGGCCGAACGCATCTACCGGCTCGGCGAAAAGGACAACTTCTGGTCCATGGGCGACACCGGCCCGTGCGGCCCCTGCTCCGAGGTCCACTACGACCAGGGCGAGGAAGTGGGCTGCGGCCCGGACTGCGGCATCGGCAAGTGCGACTGCGACCGCTACCTGGAAATCTGGAACCTGGTCTTCATGCAGTACGACCAGGCCGAGGACGGCACCCGCACCGACCTCCCCCGGCCGTCCATCGACACCGGCATGGGGCTGGAGCGCATCGCGGCCGTGGCCCAGGGCGTGCACTCCAACTACGAGACCGACCTGTTCCAATCCATCATCAAGTACACCGCCGAACTGGCGGGCGTGAAGTACCGCGAGAGCGAGGAGGTCGACACCGCCCTCCAGGTCATCGCCGACCACTCGCGGGCCATCGCCTTTCTCATCCCGGACCAGGTCCTGCCGTCCAACGAGGGACGCGGCTACATTTTGCGCCGCTTGATCCGCCGCGCCTACCGCTTCGGCAAGCTCATGGGGCTTGAGGGCTCCTTCCTGTGGAAGACCGCCTCCAAGGTCATCGACGACATGGGCGGCCACTACAAGGAACTGGAAGAGACCCGCGACTTCATGGTCGAGGTGGTCAGGGGCGAGGAGGAATCCTTTGCCAAGACCCTGGACAAGGGATTGGAGATGCTCGAGGAGGAACTGGCCGGACTGAAGAAGGCGGGTTCCGCCGTCGTGCCCGGCGAGACCACCTTCAAGCTCTACGACACCTACGGATTTCCCATCGACATCGTCCGCGACATCGCCGAACAGCAGGGCATGGGCGTGGACGAGGCCGAGTTCGACAAGTTTATGCAGGAGCAGAAACAGCGTTCCAAGGCCGCCTGGAAGGGCTCCGGCGAGAAGGACGTGGCCTCCATCTTCCAGACCCTGCTCGAACAGGACGTGACCAGCGAATTCTCCGGCTACGAGACCATGGCCGACCAGTCCGGGGTCGCCTATGTGCTCACCCCCGAGGGCGAGGTCGTGGACGAGCTCAAGCAGGGCGAGTCCGGCTGGCTGGTGGCCGAGGTCACCCCGTTCTACGGCGAGTCCGGCGGCCAGGTGGGCGACACCGGGGCCATCGCGGCCTCGGGCGGCAAGGCGGACGTGCTCGACACGGTCAAGCCGTCCCAGAAGCTGACCGCGCATAAGATTGTTGTCACCGAGGGCGCGCTCAAGCCCGGCGACCAGGCGTTCTTCAACGTGGACCGCACCCAGCGGCTGGCGACCATGCGCAACCACACCACCACCCACCTGCTCCACGCCGCCCTGCAGAAGGTGCTCGGCGACCACGCCAAGCAGGCGGGCTCGCTGGTCGGCCCGGACCGGCTGCGCTTCGATTTCACGCATATCAAGGGCCTCTCTCATGAGGAGATCGCCGAGGTCGAAAAGCTGGTCAACCAGGCCATCTTCGACGCCATCCCCGTGACCCGCGAGGTCATGTCCATCGAGGCCGCCCAGGCCAAGGGCGCCACCGCCCTGTTCGGCGAGAAGTACGGCGACACGGTCTCGGTCATCGAGGTGCCCGGCGTGTCCATGGAATTCTGCGGCGGCACCCACCTGGACAACACCGGCATCGCCGGGTCCTTCGTCATCACCTCCGAGTCCGGCGTGGCCGCGGGCATCCGGCGCATCGAGGCCGCCACCGGCCACAACGCCGTGGCCTGGCTGAACGAGCGCCGCGAGGCGGCGGCCGAGGCCGGGGCCATGCTCAAGGCCCAGCCCGCCGACCTGCCCGGCAAGGTCAGGGACCTCCAGCAGCAGGTCAAGGACATGCACAAGGAGATGAAGTCGCTCCAGGCCAAGCTCGCCTCGGGCGCTGGCCGCGACATGATGGGCGAGGTCGAGGAGATCAACGGCGTCAAGGTCCTGGCCGTGGAACTTGAAGCCCCGAACATGGGCGTCATGCTCGAGCAGATGGACGCCCTGCGCTCCAAGCTGCCGTCCGGGATCATCTGTCTCGTCGCCCCGCACGAGGACGGCAAGGTCTCGGTGGCCCTGTCCGTGACCAAGGACCTGCACGGCAAATTCAAGGCCGGCGACCTGATCAAGCCCGTGGCCGGCGAAGTCGGCGGCGGAGGCGGCGGCCGCCCGGACCTGGCCCGCGCCGGCGGCTCCAACCCGGCGGGCGTCAAGAACGCGCTGGCCAAGCTCAAGGAGTTGGTCGCCGCGTAAAGGCAGCCTCCGGCGGGGCATCGAGAACACTCGCGTTCCGTGTATGTCTGTCCGGTCTTCCCTTTGGTTTTCGACGGCTTGCAGGCTCGATGCCTGCAAGCCGTTTTGTCATCGTGTGTAAACCGCACACGCGAAAGGGGCGGGCAAGGCCATGTCGCCAGGGCTGGGACATGGATCATCGACCGCCGTATGCAATTACTACAGCAGCGTTATCACCTGTTGAGACGAATCGCCCAGGTCCGACAACAAGGGAAAGCCGCATTTCCTCCGCAGGGCAAAGGCGTACGCCCTTCTTGAAAAGAGAACATTTTCAACGTATATTTACTTCAGTTTTTGGTGAGCCTCCCCCTTTTTAATCCTCCATTACGAATTCAGGTATGAAATGCATGCGCTTATTGTCGGATATGGGTCTATCGGGGCCCGTCATGCCAGGCTGCTTGCCGCAACCGGCGCGGACGTTGTTTGCGTGACAGGCAATCGCGACTGCCCTTTCCCCCAATCCGCCTCCATAGCGCAGGCTGTCGCGTCCCACGCCTTTGACCTGGTCATCATCTCCAACGCCACGACATACCACAAGAACACTCTGGCAGAGGTCTTGGCTACAGGGTACACAGGGAAAATCCTTGTGGAAAAGCCCTTATTCGAGACGGCTCACAAAGTGTCCGTCGAGGGAGCCGGGCCAATTTTTGTGGCCTACAACCTCCGGTTCCACCCCTTGGTGCAGCGGACCTTTGCCCTTTTAAAGGGCAGAAAGGCCATTTGCGCCGAATTTTTCGTTGGTCAATTCCTTCCCGACTGGCGGCCCGGGACCGATTACCGCAAGGGATATTCCGCCATCAAGGAGCAGGGAGGCGGAGTGCTGCGGGATCTGTCCCACGAGTTGGACCTCGTGCTGTGGATGCTCGGCTCATGGACCGACGTTACCGCGGTGGGCGGGCATTTCAGCCGGCTGGAAATTTCCTCGGACGACTCCTACTCGCTGCTGATGAAGACCGAGCGTTGCCGCGCCGTGTCCGTCCACCTGGACTACCTGAACTTCGGGGTGCGGCGGGGGTTCAACATCATTGCGGAGGAGCTTACCCTCACCGGTGATTTTATTGCCAATACCCTCCTCGTCAACGGAGAGAAGGAATCTTTTGCCACGGACCGGGATACGACTTACAAAGCCCAGCTGGAGGCGCTGCTCGGCTCAGGCCCGGGCGATCCATGCACCTTTGCGCAGGGCGCGGAGGTCGTCGCCCTTGTGGACGGCGCCGAAGCCGCCGCACAGCGGCGCGAGTGGGTGACCGCTTCCTGAGGGCCTGTTGTATTCGTTGGAT
Proteins encoded:
- the alaS gene encoding alanine--tRNA ligase, translated to MKANEIRQRFLEYFERNGHTVVESSPLTPKDDPTLLFTNAGMVQFKKLFLGQEKRDYIRATTAQKCLRVGGKHNDLENVGRTARHHTFFEMLGNFSFGDYFKEDAIKFCWEFLTEELKLDKDRLYITIYKDDDEAGELWRKVAGVPAERIYRLGEKDNFWSMGDTGPCGPCSEVHYDQGEEVGCGPDCGIGKCDCDRYLEIWNLVFMQYDQAEDGTRTDLPRPSIDTGMGLERIAAVAQGVHSNYETDLFQSIIKYTAELAGVKYRESEEVDTALQVIADHSRAIAFLIPDQVLPSNEGRGYILRRLIRRAYRFGKLMGLEGSFLWKTASKVIDDMGGHYKELEETRDFMVEVVRGEEESFAKTLDKGLEMLEEELAGLKKAGSAVVPGETTFKLYDTYGFPIDIVRDIAEQQGMGVDEAEFDKFMQEQKQRSKAAWKGSGEKDVASIFQTLLEQDVTSEFSGYETMADQSGVAYVLTPEGEVVDELKQGESGWLVAEVTPFYGESGGQVGDTGAIAASGGKADVLDTVKPSQKLTAHKIVVTEGALKPGDQAFFNVDRTQRLATMRNHTTTHLLHAALQKVLGDHAKQAGSLVGPDRLRFDFTHIKGLSHEEIAEVEKLVNQAIFDAIPVTREVMSIEAAQAKGATALFGEKYGDTVSVIEVPGVSMEFCGGTHLDNTGIAGSFVITSESGVAAGIRRIEAATGHNAVAWLNERREAAAEAGAMLKAQPADLPGKVRDLQQQVKDMHKEMKSLQAKLASGAGRDMMGEVEEINGVKVLAVELEAPNMGVMLEQMDALRSKLPSGIICLVAPHEDGKVSVALSVTKDLHGKFKAGDLIKPVAGEVGGGGGGRPDLARAGGSNPAGVKNALAKLKELVAA
- a CDS encoding Gfo/Idh/MocA family protein, whose translation is MTGNRDCPFPQSASIAQAVASHAFDLVIISNATTYHKNTLAEVLATGYTGKILVEKPLFETAHKVSVEGAGPIFVAYNLRFHPLVQRTFALLKGRKAICAEFFVGQFLPDWRPGTDYRKGYSAIKEQGGGVLRDLSHELDLVLWMLGSWTDVTAVGGHFSRLEISSDDSYSLLMKTERCRAVSVHLDYLNFGVRRGFNIIAEELTLTGDFIANTLLVNGEKESFATDRDTTYKAQLEALLGSGPGDPCTFAQGAEVVALVDGAEAAAQRREWVTAS